The genomic window GATGATTTATGCAAAATGGAAAAAACAATCTTTACATGAATCGAACCTGCATTTCGGTCTCTGAAAGATCAGGCTGAACGGTTTTCACATGATAGCCAAGAAAAACTCGTCAAAGATGGGCAGAGCCTGATTTTCTGGAAACATAGTTTTGTGGGGGAtcaaaatttcatatgaaatggaaACTTCTATGTGATGTTTTGCTCCAGACTTACTTTTGAATGTCTGAAGCAGAAGTTTATCCTTGACTTCTCCAAGCTTGGGAACACACTGTAGAGTTGTGAGGATGGCAGGGTCAAGATGGACGGCTTTCTTCTTCTTACCGAAAGGGTTCAACTCTGGAGACTTCCCTTCACAATGTACCTACAATCATTATAAAGAGCAAATTCATGGAATTTATATCCCTGGTTTTTCTGACATATTGTAGGCAAATAATTTTGAGGTTAGGAGTAAACATGTCAATATAGCTCAACagaatgataaatatttttaaatcattataacaAAGAGCTGAAAACACGAAGATCCTGTTCAGTGAAAGTAACAAGAGTTATGTTCAAATAttacatcaaattattgaatACCTAGTGATGAACTGTAGGACAAAGAAAATGTGAGAAAAAGATAGGTTATCAATTTTTACTCAgaaaaattaagaaatatatagAGAGGAGGAAAATATAGAATTTCACATCgtcatttcatttttctattttttttttctgatgaaaactttattttatttcattcaagTTTTAaagtatttcattatcaattatGATCAGaccacagggacacgttacaatagtaatgtatgtataaaatatatgggggtcgatataaacatacaatgtacattactattgtaacatgtccctgtgatcaGACTGTAAATTCGATCAAAATCTATTAAAGTCTCAATGTTTTCGGAACAtaaaaattttgacaaaattaaaaaaattatgatgTGATTAAATCCGGGAAACTACCCACTGATAAATTAAAGGGGAATCTCCCATGTGGTGCTCAACTTTCTGTATTTAAATGAGCTGCTTAAAATGTCACCACGCTTGCGCAAACTGACGATTTACGCACTTATCAGTTGCCCAAAGTGGATCAGACGTACCCATTGCTGCGGTGAAGGCTAATTAAGAAAAGGATTGGATAAAATCACATCATCTATGAGTCAACATGAGTCTGTTAGACaaaaaattaaagttataataGTTTAAAACTTGAAAAGCCATCATAGATTGGTAGTAAAATTTTTCAGCATTTGATAAATAAACgcttttctgtttatcatcgGGACATAAGTCAGTTCGTGCAGGGTTGGTTCATCTTCAATTTCCAGATGTCTGTTACATATCTTACTTATCGATTGTTGACATATCTGAACAGATTTGGTGGAAATCAAATGAAGATTAATCCAAAGGGGATTATAAAGCTGAACTTGATAAACTTTCccatttataaacaaaaacatagaaaGGCTTTAACTTTGTACATTTCATCAATTTTGTATTATCAAACTGAATTCTTTAAGCATTTAATCAGTAGAATACTTCAAGACAATTCTGTGAACCAAACTCAATGTGAACATCAGCATTTTTCAAGATAAATATAATACCAAGGTATTTTCAGTAATACAGGATTCACAATTATTTAGAGTTAACAGACTTTATAGAATGCTGTAATGGACCTTGGGGTGTAAGTACTTCATTTTTTCAGCTATTTAGCAATATAACCCAAACAACTAAACCGTATGTAGAGGCAGGAGGCAAAAATGTGAAACTTGACAAGACTGGAAAAGGAATGTCTACAGGATTATATTGTTTATGAATTTGTTTTAGCCTCGTTCTCGGACCGGAAAGAGGAACTAGACTCACCATTTGTATCAGCAGACCAGCAGCCTCTCTCTGACTTGGAACTGGCAGTAGCGAGAAGCCGAGCTCTAGCATACAGAAGTTTTGCAGAGGAGAATAGTATTGTTGACTGGTAGCAGTTCTCTCAGCCATCACTAGAACACAGACTTTGTTGGCCTGTCAGGGAGACAAAACTGATATAATGaattttgtatttgataaatataacaaaagtaGCACAGGGTAGAACAATACACACCTGTCGTATGTCATATTGCATTATATACTATCTAACAATGGCTTGCTGACATGCTATAACCCTGGTAATCTAAATACAATGTGTACAGTTGTTATATTCAAAGGAGATAAATTTTTCTTGCTACATCCAtgcagagacttgtatatcatacatatatagtctCTGATCCATGTATTTCCCAAGTAAGATCACAAAAAATtacgtatacaatgtatatatatatcaatagatTTCTGCACAAAATAAATTCTCAAAGACTATGCTGATCTTAAAGTAAAAATTCAgtttctacaaaaaaaaaattctatataaaatgtactttaTTTTCTCTTGGGATATCTCGTTTATTTCATGGCCTTACTTACTTTGAGATAATGAGATTTGACAGCACGCACTGTAGAAGATCGTAAAACTGTCGAagtattttttctttacaaatatGAAATGATGCCAACTATTTAATTTACTGTAGAAGGACGCGTACGTCGACAGACCTTTCTCAGCTTGGCTAATTTTCTCTTGTATGTTCCACTTGTAATGAGATCAGCCTCGGGAAGATATACCACACCCTGATTACCCGTTGGGTAGAAGTCAATCAATCCTAGATCGTCTTCATATAAAACTTGTACGCTTcctaagaaatttaaaataaataaagcctTTTATTAGAGTGTTTAGTACATCTAGCTGTTGGTCCAGTCCAATTTCTACCAAACTGTAAACATTTTGCTATTCATCGATACTAACAGAATCTTTCACCTCCTTGGGGTGAGACAGGGTAAACTCAACtcgaggggaagattcttaagttgctaAAAACGAGGCTTTCGCCCCGAGCACGGAGCAGGGCTTTTGGGGGCCGTTAATAAGGCGCCATCCCAAACTGGAGTCGTTTTTTGTTTCTCGAGTGCTGAGTTGCTATTTACCTTGAAGAACAGAAGCAAGATCAGAGCCTCGCCATTTCCCACAAATAACAATATGACCTACGGGAACTTTGAAGTTTTGTTTGACACACGACTGACTTGCCATCATCTTGGTTTGGATTTCCCGCCTCTATGACAGGAGAACTCCCTTAAGAACGATAACTCTAAAGAACCGATTTCATCTTCTTGTCGTTGTAAAATAAGTCGAAATATGGTTTTATATACCGCCCACAGAGACGCATAAAACTTATTTTTGAATATGACCAcgtaattatgtatttttttatttaattgaaCATATATATGCAAGTTTCCAGTTACAGCGGATGATATAAATCGTGCAATATTTGCTTCTTGTTAGCGTTTCAGTACTAGGATCACAGCACTGTAGTCTATCCTACTGCAGTACAGAACTCTTAAATTATGCatgataaataaatttaaattcattttttaatctgaAAATTAGGATATGATAATAGCACATTACACCACTCCAAGCTTAACTGAAATATAtgattatcaaatatttatcaacatcatcattCGAACATTTGTCGACCAAGCTAACTATGCTCTGCACAGCATTTGGTAACCAAGATAACAATCATTATCTTATGAACGTTTGACAGTGATTACATTTCGCTATTAAAATCAAGCGCGTTATTGCTTCTGATTGTAGTTTCAGAAGCGCTTAGATACAAATTACACCATGACAACTTGATAGTCAATAAGACCGGAGATGACAAGATGTCGGATGTGGTAACACTAACAGGCTTAAGCAAATGGATTTGATGTGGAAAGAAGAATTTGAATGTGGCGATACCCAGATGAATGGGTTCCTACATTCAATAACTTCTGTAACATCAAAAGTGAACAAGGTGAGACCGCAAACATCGGTAACAAACCAGATAAGTTGTCATGAATGCGAGCTTATTGTGATACACTAGTAGGCTAGACAGttcgaattttctgacgatcttactacatagatatacacaagGCAGCTTTAAAGGCGATATTcacatcagaacccttcggcTTAACTAGTCAACTACCTCAGTACTAGatctatttcaaaatgaaatagcGATTTCgattttccaaaaaaatattgactttcaaggtaaaaatgacaattttatcTTTACCTTTTCTTTTGTAACATACCCGGCCATAACTTGACTAGATCTTAACAGTtaagatgttgttattgtataaaacGAACGTGTTTTAGCAGATATACAGTGATAATTAACTTACATAAAATTCTCTTATGAGAAAAAGCTGACCATAATATTGTGGGATTTTAAATGAACAGCTTTTAACTTTTACATAAAATTTATGAAAACGCCGTTGATATATCTACACGTATTTCATTAAGATTTTGACTCCATTAAGAAATTGTGAACCTTTCCATCGCTTTCAGCCTCCAacatataattttattgatgatGTCCTCTCATCATATTTACCATGTGACGACGATGGCTTCGAGCTGTTTGTGGGATGTGAAGATGGTCTCTTCAACGTGTGTCTGCCTGTAGAAAATGAAATTGAGTCTGACATCGTCCAATGGAAATGCATTGCTAAACCCGAAGATGCGCTCAATCAGGAATTACTACAAAGAGTCCAGGAAGAAGACTGCCTCACAGCACTGGGAGTTGGGAAAGTTCCAGAGAAAATGCCTGAATTGATACAGAAACAAATTTATAACAAggtatgtttttttgtttttttttaaatcttgaaagTATCTTTCCCATATCAAATGGAACTACCTCACaaaacaacatacgggaggcccgtccCATGCCAGCCAGAGCAATTAGGATAAAGTGTCTTGCTCATAAcaatgacagcacagaccgagCAGTTTCCCTGCCAAACataaaccgacacgggtagggagcgtcaaAACCACTCACCACAGACCCTCACTTGAGATTATATGACCAACATCTCTAACTGATTGAGCTATCACGTCCCTGGTGGGAGAAGATACATGACGATGAGAGTTTTTGTGGTTGATTTTGTCATACTTATCGCGAAACAATTTCTTTCCGTTCACGATAAAAATTAGAGATGTAGATGAACAGTAATATAATACCCGTTGTTCCGCTTTCACACTTCCCTGGTTCGAGTTTTGAGGACGTTACATTACCGGGATTTCACCTAAAATTTTACATGCATGACGATTGTGTCGACAAAGTAGAAGATTCTTGTCCTTCTTAAACACCCTGTCTGTGTTTCTCCTCGTACTTGTTTTCGAGTCTCCATGTAAAAACGTGTAGAAAATATGTTGATAGTTTAGTTACCATGTCGGTATTTTcttggtgtttttgttttagatgAGACCGACATTGTCCTCCAGTGGAACACAGGTAAAGACACAAGTGTCGGAATCTCATTCACAGACAGACTGGCGTGGTCTTAGAACCCAAACCGTGGCGTCGCTGGCAAAACCAGGAACCGCGGACTGCGGTGTTCAGGCCAAGCCAATGACCTATGAGTccggtacatgtacatcaccGATGGACTCAGGGGTACAGGtgacccctactgaccatagTGACTGCTGTACTTCACGTTCTAGCCAGAGGCAGCAACATGTCACAGTTCAGGTGGATATTCATATTGAATCTCCTTAGATGTAGTGTCtaacacatttataaatataccaTTCTCTaaataaaaatcacatttttatttttacagttcTTAATACATGGACTATATGCCAAAACAAAGTTTTGCTTTTGACAACACAATATCGCTTAAACAAATAACATTCTTTCTGAATATTAtcgaatttaaaaatatatatatatatatatacacgtaaacTTTGTAAACCACCATTACGACTGAAATGATGAAGAACaagtaatgtaaatataagcaatTAAATGTCATTCTATGATATTTATAGCCGTAATGATCAATACCACAGCAAGCCatttcaatattcaaataaagATTCACTAAGTGATCAGAAATTAATCAACATTCAGAGtaacttttgtttgtatgttattaGGTAGTTTTATCACCGTCTAGACTGAATGGACAAGAGGACAATCCCATCTCCATTAAAATTAACGGCGTTACCAGGAAGCTCAACAAGAGGGATTCTAACCTATTCCTGGATATTGTGAGATGTGTGCTGAAAAGCAATACAAACCTTACAAGGTATACATCCTCATGTAAGATTACTGTGTCGATATCAACATACAAAACACTTTTCGTCATCCTGTCTATCCTGACATCTCTGAATATCCCTCcgtcctgtctattctgacaccTCTGAATATCCCGCcgtcctgtctattctgacatcTCTGAATATCCCGCcgtcctgtctattctgacaccTTTGAATATCCTTCcgccctgtctattctgacataTCTAAGTATTCCTCcgtcctgtctattctgacatcTCTGAATATCCCTCcgtcctgtctattctgacaccTCTGAATATCCCTCCGTCCTGTCTATCCTGACATCTCTGAATATCCCTCcgtcctgtctattctgacataTCTAAGTATTCCTCcgtcctgtctattctgacaccTCTGAATATCCTTCcgccctgtctattctgacataTCTAAGTATTCCTCcgtcctgtctattctgacatcTCTGAATATCCCTCcgtcctgtctattctgacaccTCTGAATATCCCTCCGTCCTGTCTATCCTGACATCTCTGAATATCCCTCCGTCCTGTCTATCCTGACATCTCTGAATATCCCTCcgtcctgtctattctgacaccTCTGAATATCCTTCcgccctgtctattctgacataTCTAAGTATTCCTCcgtcctgtctattctgacatcTCTGAATATCCTTCcgccctgtctattctgacataTCTAAGTATTCCTCcgtcctgtctattctgacaccTCTGAATATCCTTCcaccctgtctattctgacataTCTAAGTATTCCTCcgtcctgtctattctgacatcTCTGAATATCCCTCcgtcctgtctattctgacaccTCTGTATATCCCTCCGTCCTGTCTATCCTGACATCTCTGAATATATTTCCGTCCTGTCTATCCTGACATCTCTGAATATCCCTCcgtcctgtctattctgacaccTCTGAATATCCTTCcgccctgtctattctgacataTCTAAGTATTCCTCcgtcctgtctattctgacaccTCTGAATATCCTTCcgccctgtctattctgacatcTCTAAGTACCCCTCCGTCCTGTCTATCCTGACACCTCTGAATATCCTTCcgccctgtctattctgacataTCTAAGTATTCCTCcgtcctgtctattctgacatcTCTGAATATCCCTCCGTCCTGTCTACTCTGACACCTCTGAATATCCCTCCGTCCTGTCTATCCTGACATTTCTGAATATCCCTCCGTCCTGTCTATCCTGACATCTCTGAATATCCCTCcgtcctgtctattctgacaccTCTGAATATCCTTCcgccctgtctattctgacataTCTAAGTATTCCTCcgtcctgtctattctgacatcTCTGAATATCCTTCcgccctgtctattctgacataTCTAAGTATTCCTCcgtcctgtctattctgacaccTCTGAATATCCTTCcaccctgtctattctgacataTCTAAGTATTCCTCcgtcctgtctattctgacatcTCTGAATATCCCTCcgtcctgtctattctgacaccTCTGTATATCCCTCCGTCCTGTCTATCCTGACATCTCTGAATATATTTCCGTCCTGTCTATCCTGACATCTCTGAATATCCCTCcgtcctgtctattctgacaccTCTGAATATCCTTCcgccctgtctattctgacataTCTAAGTATTCCTCcgtcctgtctattctgacaccTCTGAATATCCTTCcgccctgtctattctgacatcTCTAAGTACCCCTCCGTCCTGTCTATCCTGACACCTCTGAATATCCTTCcgccctgtctattctgacataTCTAAGTATTCCTCcgtcctgtctattctgacaccTCTGAATATCCTTCcgccctgtctattctgacataTCTAAGTATTCCTCcgtcctgtctattctgacatcTCTGAATATCCCTCcgtcctgtctattctgacaccTCTGAATATCCCTCCGTCCTGTCTATCCTGACATCTCTGAATATCCCTCCGTCCTGTCTATCCTGACATCTCTGAATATCCCTCcgtcctgtctattctgacaccTCTGAATATCCTTCcgccctgtctattctgacataTCTAAGTATTCCTCcgtcctgtctattctgacatcTCTGAATATCCTTCcgccctgtctattctgacataTCTAAGTATTCCTCcgtcctgtctattctgacaccTCTGAATATCCTTCcaccctgtctattctgacataTCTAAGTATTCCTCcgtcctgtctattctgacatcTCTGAATATCCCTCcgtcctgtctattctgacaccTCTGAATATCCCTCCGTCCTGTCTATCCTGACATCTCTGAATATATTTCCGTCCTGTCTATCCTGACATCTCTGAATATCCCTCcgtcctgtctattctgacaccTCTGAATATCCTTCcgccctgtctattctgacataTCTAAGTATTCCTCcgtcctgtctattctgacaccTCTGAATATCCTTCcgccctgtctattctgacatcTCTAAGTACCCCTCCGTCCTGTCTATCCTGACACCTCTGAATATCCTTCcgccctgtctattctgacataTCTAAGTATTCCTCcgtcctgtctattctgacatcTCTGAATATCCCTCCGTCCTGTCTACTCTGACACATCTGAATATCCCTCCGTCCTGTCTATCCTGACATCTCTGAATATCCCTCCGTCCTGTCTATCCTGACATCTCTGAATATCCCTCcgtcctgtctattctgacaccTCTGAATATCCTTCcgccctgtctattctgacataTCTAAGTATTCCTCcgtcctgtctattctgacatcTCTGAATATCCTTCcgccctgtctattctgacataTCTAAGTATTCCTCcgtcctgtctattctgacaccTCTGAATATCCTTCcaccctgtctattctgacataTCTAAGTATTCCTCcgtcctgtctattctgacatcTCTGAATATCCCTCCGTCCTATCTATTCTGACACCTCTGAATATCCCTCCGTCCTGTCTATCCTGACATCTCTGAATATCCCTCCGTCCTGTCTATCCTGACATCTCTGAATACCCCTCcgtcctgtctattctgacaccTCTGAATATCCTTCcaccctgtctattctgacataTCTAAGTATTCCTCcgtcctgtctattctgacatcTCTGAATATCCCTCCGTCCTATCTATTCTGACACCTCTGAATATCCCTCCGTCCTGTCTATCCTGACATCTCTGAATATCCCTCCGTCCTGTCTATCCTGACATCTCTGAATACCCCTCcgtcctgtctattctgacaccTCTGAATATCCTTCcgccctgtctattctgacataTCTAAGTATTCCTCcgtcctgtctattctgacatcTCTAAGTATCCCTCcgtcctgtctattctgacatcTCTAAGTATTACTCCGTCCTGTCTGTTCTGACACCTCTAAATATCCCTCCGTCCTGTCTATCCTGACACCTCTAAGTATCCCTCcgtcctgtctattctgacatcTCTAAATATCCTTCcgccctgtctattctgacatcTCTAAGTATTCCTCCGTCCTGTCTATCCTGACACCTCTAAGTACCCCTCcgtcctgtctattctgacaccTCTGAATATTCCGCCGTCCTGTCTGTTCTGACACCTCTAAATATCCTTCcgccctgtctattctgacataTCTAAGTATTCCTCcgtcctgtctattctgacaccTCTGAATATTCCTCcgtcctgtctattctgacatcTCTAAGTATTCCTCcgccctgtctattctgacaccTCTGAATATCCCTCCGCCCTGTCTATTCTGAGACCTCTAAATATTCCCCcgtcctgtctattctgacatcTCTAAGTATCCCTCCGCCCTGTCTATTCTGGCATCTCTAAGTTTTCCTCcgtcctgtctattctgacatcTCTAAGTATCCCCCcgccctgtctattctgacatcTCTAAGTATCCCTCcgccctgtctattctgacaccTCTGAATATCCTTCcgccctgtctattctgacaccTCTGAATATCCTTCcgccctgtctattctgacatcTCTAAGTATTCCTCcgtcctgtctattctgacaccTCTGAATATCCTTCCACCCTGCCTATTCTGACATATCTAAGTATTCCTCcgtcctgtctattctgacaccTCTGAATATCCCCCcgccctgtctattctgacatcTCTAAGTATTCCTCcgtcctgtctattctgacaccTCTGAATATCCTTCCACCCTGCCTATTCTGACATATCTAAGTATTCCTCcgtcctgtctattctgacatcTCTGAATATCCCTCCGTCCTATCTATTCTGACACCTCTGAATATCCCTCCGTCCTGTCTATCCTGACATCTCTGAATATCCCTCCGTCCTGTCTATCCTGACATCTCTGAATATCCCTCcgtcctgtctattctgacaccTCTGAATATCCTTCcgccctgtctattctgacataTCTAAGTATTCCTCcgtcctgtctattctgacaccTCTAAGTATCCCTCcgtcctgtctattctgacatcTCTAAGTATTACTCCGTCCTGTCTGTTCTGACACCTCTAAATATCCCTCCGTCCTGTCTATCCTGACACCTCTAAGTATCCCTCcgtcctgtctattctgacaccTCTGAATATTCCTCcgtcctgtctattctgacatcTCTAAATATCCTTCCGCCCTGTTTATTCTGACATCTCTAAGTATTCCTCCGTCCTGTCTATCCTGACACCTCTAAGTACCCCTCcgtcctgtctattctgacaccTCTGAATATTCCGCCGTCCTGTCTGTTCTGACACCTTTAAATATCCTTCcgccctgtctattctgacataTCTAAGTATTCCTCcgtcctgtctattctgacatcTCTAAATATCCTTCcgccctgtctattctgacatcTCTGAGTATCCCTCcgtcctgtctattctgacatcTCTAAATATCCTTCcgccctgtctattctgacatcTCTAAGTATTCCTCCGTCCTGTCTATCCTGACACCTCTAAGTATCCCTCCGTCCTGTCTATCCTGACACTTCTAAGTATCCCTCcgtcctgtctattctgacaccTCTGAATATCCTTCcgccctgtctattctgacatcTCTAAGTATCCCTCcgtcctgtctattctgacatcTCTAAGTATTCCTCCGTCCTTTCTGTTCTGATACCTCTAAATATCCCTCCGTCCTGTCTATCCTGACACCTCTAAGTATCCCTCcgccctgtctattctgacaccTCTGAATATCCTTCcgccctgtctattctgacatcTCTAAGTATTCCTCCGTCCAGTCTATCCTGACATCTCTAAGTATCTCTCCGTTCTGTCTATTCTGGAATCTCTTAATATCCTTCcgccctgtctattctgacatcTCTAAGTTTTCCTCCGTCCAGTCTATTCTGACATCTCTAAGTTTTCCTCCGTCCAGTCTATTCTGACATCTCTAAGTATTCCTCcgccctgtctattctgacatcTCTAAGTATCCCTCcgtcctgtctattctgacatcTCTAAGTATCCCTCCGTTCTGTCTATTCTG from Pecten maximus chromosome 1, xPecMax1.1, whole genome shotgun sequence includes these protein-coding regions:
- the LOC117338072 gene encoding Fanconi anemia core complex-associated protein 24-like, which codes for MMASQSCVKQNFKVPVGHIVICGKWRGSDLASVLQGSVQVLYEDDLGLIDFYPTGNQGVVYLPEADLITSGTYKRKLAKLRKANKVCVLVMAERTATSQQYYSPLQNFCMLELGFSLLPVPSQREAAGLLIQMVHCEGKSPELNPFGKKKKAVHLDPAILTTLQCVPKLGEVKDKLLLQTFKNIQSISVASVEELAAVIGKASASQVKMFFSESVT